One Stigmatopora nigra isolate UIUO_SnigA chromosome 1, RoL_Snig_1.1, whole genome shotgun sequence DNA segment encodes these proteins:
- the unc80 gene encoding protein unc-80 homolog isoform X8, translated as MVKRKSLDDNEPECGKGIPFPIQTFLWRQTSAFLRPKLGKQYEASCVSFERVLVENKLHGLSPALSDAIQSISRWELVQAALPHVLHCTSILLSNRNKLGHQDKLGVAETKLLHTLHWMLLDAAQECNHEPGLSHGWSAGSSGGGAFLQPLANQGSSPGAPGSCSSSALGGSGPHHSNSQLEEDEHARAKWFHKSMATVELFVFLFAPLIHRIKESDLTFRLVSGLIIWQPMWEHRQPDIPAFTALIKPVRNIVTAKRNSPISNQCSPRGSGNPGPMGFQVVCEAGHSDSSSSAAGEHSCRRGNSVEKGGPSQQPPLVKGPTKKKTSAPAGVPASLSQRARYATYFDVAVLRCLLQPHWTEEGVHWALMYYLQRLRQILEERPERVPEPLVTPLPRPRSSSMVAATPSLVNTHKTQDMSLKCNEEGKSLSTETFTKVSLTNLRRQAVPDLSSDLGMNIFKKFKNRREDRERKGSIPFHHTGKKRQRRMGVPFLLHEDHLDVSPTRSTFSFGSFSGLGDDRRTLDRGGWQATIMGKFTRRGSTDTAADADSLSAKHSHSHHSLLREMPDHSNSHIENTVKEGEKPIRSQISTITMAAFNTTVASFNVGYADFFTEHMKRLCNPVVVPEMPVEPLACANLPRSFTDSCINYSCQEEGDNIEGTNNFVQKNGMLDLTAVLRALYAVLSHDISSRICDVALNIIDCLLQLGVVPGVGKKLSKPDNKENEEVRSKEAVSHSLGGGGGGDGGSGGGGGGGSGGGSGQGSKDDVKNNKDSDKKEENSSLSTHRLALSMLIKIVKSLGCAYGCGEGHRGLSGDRLRMQAQNCLTNLYKRDKLQFRQTMRDYVNKDTLNNIVDFLHALLGFCMEPITDKYGSAGERSRRAKKRNIDKAGFGNNFTTNDNKSLAQNMEAVVVGCMFKSLITRCASTTHELHSPENLGLYCDIRQLVQFIKEAHGNVFRRVALSALLDSAEKVTAAKKPEEKDESKLQAPRSEDQIPGALLGRKDFWRKMFKSQSAASDTSSQSEQDTSECTTAHSGTTTDRRSRSRSRRISLRKKLKLPIGNWLKRSSLSGLTDGVEDLLDISSVDRLSFIRQSSKVKFTSAVKLSEGVAAGPEYSRDEEENFFKRLGKWRSGRRNPSKLHHTEDKDGPHGFQERLAASQEAIKNKNVVNLGAIRQGMKRFQFLLNCCEPGTIPDASILAAALDLEAPIVARASLFLECARFVHRCNRGNWPEWMKGHHVNITKRGLSRGRSPIVGNKRNQKLQWNAAKHFCQWGDAIGTRLSELCHCDSESPANILGYTYDEEAKRRMRKEDEEEDYLDDNTVNPTKCGCPFALKMAACQLLLEITTFLRETFPCLPRPRTEPLVDLESCRLRLDPELGRHRYERKISFAGILDDEDGRDSLNSSSHTLKSDTICDEKKAQEATAPTRKIRIGGSRLLQIKGARSFRIKKGGSLSSIRRAGSLKSTKMSRQDSESENEEGILSQTNSRDTVTDIGSPCSTSEPSIEPEGQSSSGAEDNYHRNMSWLHIMILLCNQQSFICTHVDFCHPRCYQHHNRSCARLVRAIKLVYGETVDSLREDAGATAIGIMSARAQKNKECSDKSCLRTPSMKRRPTEGNTEGKKDTGMLKYIRNQVMSLSPAPLSLLIKAAPILTDDMYGDIQPAAWELLLSVDEHMAAASAAMFLLCAVKVPDAVTEMMMAEFQHPEACQRINSIFKFYTLWRFRYQVWPRMEEGAQQIFKIPPPSINFTLPSPILGMPCVPIFDPPWVPQNTGSVQDPINEDQSKSFSARAVSRSHQRAEHILKNLQQEEEKRRLGREASIITAIPVAQEACYEPTCSPPSEQEEEAEEVVNLASRRLSVSPSCASSNSHRNYSFRRGSVWSVRSLASAEDEENTTEHTPTHHMVQPPQAVFPACICAAVLPIVHLMEDGEVREDGVAVSAVAQQILWNCLIEDPALVLRHFLEKLTVSNRQDELMYMLRKLLLNIGDLPAQTSHILFNYLVGLIMYFVRTPCEWGMDAISATLTFLWEVVGYVEGLFFKDLKQTMKKEQCEVKLLVTASMPGTKTLVVHGQNECDIPTQLPVHEDTQFEALLKECLEFFNIPEARSAHYFLMDKRWNLIHYSKTYVRDIYPFRRSVSPQLNLVHMLPEKGQELIQKQVFSRKLEEVGRVLFLISLTQHMPAVHKQSHVSLLQEDLLRLPSFPRTAIDAEFSLFNEPQGKELFGLDTLHKVLWIKLLEEMFLGMPSEYPWGDEMMLFLNVFNGALLLHPEDSALVRQHTATAINTAVHFNHLFSLSGYQWILPTMLQVYADYEGNPLLRQGIEFCCRQFYILHRKPFVLQLFASVAPLLEFNTNTSSGLSKGVSAQCLFDLLVSLEGETLDALDALELVKAEKPLRSLDFCYGNEDLAFSISDSIKLCVTVAAYAPESFRSLQMLMVLEALVPCYLQKLKNNTMTMESASAARDEIAAIAALATSLQALLYSSEALTRPMTAPQISRCDQGHKGGTTANHTMSGGVNTRDNLHLLEEGQGMPREELDERIAREEFRRPRESLLNICTEFYKHCGPRLKILQNVAGEPRVTALELLDMKSHMRLAEIAHALLKLAPYDTLTMESRGLRRYIMEMLPITDWSSEAVRPALILILKRLDRMFNKIHKMPTLRCARPQALCTRRQVEWEAASNLIEGICLTLQRQSIISFLPHLRSLINVCVNLVMGVVGPSSVADGLPLLHLSPYLSPPLPFSTAVVRLVALQIQALKEDFPLNHVISPFTNQERREGMLLNLLIPFVLTVGSGSKDSPHLEQPEIVLLLQTVINILLPPRIISTSRTKNFMLDASPAHCSTPGDTGKDLRREGLAESTSQAAYLALKVVLVCFERSLGNQWYRLSLQVKEMALRKVGGLAFWDFIDFIVRTRIPIFVLLRPFIQCKLLTQPADSQEEITARHHIADQLERRFIPRPLCKSSLFAEFNNELKILKEAVHSGSAYQGKTSISTVGTSTSAYRLSLATMSRSNTGTGTVWEQDSQPSRQPSQDTLSRTDEDDEENDSISIPSVVSEHEAFLPRLITERRFSSHATGSATLQPEAPRSTMLPSHSEPNVLDESQGLLQEGNLSRVASIQSEPGQQNLLIQPPLGRKRGLRQLRRPLLSIPKAEPRGRSGARLSTTRRSIQPKNKPLAAQGDQKRSVTFTETQSQQTCSAAGKPSSPSGKDVIAEGKKTNIATSKPPMLEVPSASSATVIADLHSPAKTQVAPTMSIKEKREQWSLRSSLSPPASISRTSTPTPPSHPCSPLSLSRTSSPLSRTCSPLPPSLPVLGAAAFSGPPQPPALSLPPSPRVPPPTASRNRESPGDADTAALLPHSNTLVQLSEDEGTENPLLTPLLSTSSPRRSPCQIPLFPGDLDSGESHV; from the exons ATGGTGAAGAGGAAAAGCTTGGATGACAACGAACCGGAGTGCGGGAAAGGAATCCCCTTCCCCATCCAGACCTTCCTGTGGCGGCAGACTAG TGCGTTTTTACGTCCTAAGTTGGGGAAACAATATGAAGCATCTTGCGTG TCCTTTGAGCGTGTCCTGGTGGAGAACAAGCTACATGGCTTGTCGCCGGCCCTTTCCGACGCCATTCAAAGCATCTCTCGCTGGGAGCTGGTCCAAGCTGCCTTGCCGCACGTTCTGCACTGCACCTCCATTTTGCTGTCCAACAGGAACAAACTTG GTCATCAGGACAAACTGGGCGTGGCTGAGACCAAACTGCTCCATACGCTGCATTGGATGCTCCTGGATGCCGCCCAGGAGTGCAACCACGAGCCCGGGCTGAGCCACGGGTGGTCTGCCGGCAGCAGTGGCGGGGGGGCCTTCCTGCAGCCCCTCGCCAACCAGGGCTCATCGCCCGGCGCCCCGGGCTCCTGCTCCAGCTCTGCGTTAGGAGGCTCGGGTCCACATCACAGCAACTCCCAGCTGGAAGAGGATGAGCATGCTCGCGCCAAGTGGTTCCACAAGAGCATGGCCACCGTGGAGCTCTTTGTGTTCCTCTTTGCGCCGCTGATTCATCGGATCAAG GAATCCGACTTGACATTTCGCCTGGTCAGTGGTCTTATAATATGGCAGCCAATGTGGGAGCACCGCCAACCTGATATCCCCGCCTTCACAGCCCTCATCAAACCAGTCCGAAACATAGTAACAG CAAAGAGGAACTCCCCAATCAGTAACCAGTGCAGTCCACGTGGGTCTGGAAACCCTGGTCCCATG GGCTTTCAGGTTGTCTGTGAGGCTGGCCATTCCGATTCTTCTTCCTCAGCAGCAGGAGAGCACAGCTGTCGCCGGGGTAACTCAGTGGAAAAAGGCGGACCTTCCCAGCAACCCCCACTCGTCAAAGGGCCCACCAAGAAAAA GACATCAGCCCCTGCTGGCGTACCAGCATCCCTGTCTCAGCGAGCTCGCTACGCCACCTACTTTGATGTTGCGGTCCTGCGCTGCCTTCTGCAGCCTCACTGGACAGAAGAGGGGGTACACTGGGCATTGATGTACTACCTCCAACGGCTGAGACAGATTCTGGAGGAGAGACCTGAACGTGTCCCCGAACCGCTGGTCACTCCGCTGCCGCGGCCACGGAGCAGCTCAATGGTGGCCGCCACCCCTTCGCTGGTCAATACCCACAAAACGCAGGATATGAGTCTCAAATGCAACGAAGAGGGAAAATCTCTAAGCACCGAGACTTTCACAAAAGTTTCCTTAACCAACCTTCGGCGCCAAGCTGTACCTGACCTTTCATCTGACCTTGGCATGAACATCTTCAAGAAG TTTAAAAATCGACGCGAGGACCGAGAGCGGAAGGGGTCAATTCCCTTCCATCACACAGGGAAGAAGCGCCAACGCCGTATGGGCGTCCCCTTTCTGCTCCACGAGGACCACCTCGACGTTTCGCCCACTCGCAGCACGTTTTCCTTCGGGAGCTTTTCCGGCCTAGGCGATGATCGCCGGACTCTGGACCGTGGGGGCTGGCAGGCCACCATCATGG GTAAATTCACACGTCGAGGCAGCACAGACACAGCAGCTGACGCCGACAGCCTGAGCGCCAAACATTCGCATTCCCACCATTCACTTCTCCGAGAAATGCCCGACCACTCCAATAGCCACATCGAGAACACCGTCAAAGAGGGTGAAAAGCCCA TTCGATCCCAGATCTCTACCATTACTATGGCAGCTTTCAACACAACAGTGGCGTCCTTTAATGTGGGCTATGCCGACTTCTTTACCGAACACATGAAAAGACTGTGCAATCCCGTGGTGGTTCCAGAGATGCCTGTGGAGCCGCTGGCCTGTGCCAACCTTCCCCGCAGCTTCACTGACTCCTGCATCAACTACTCGTGCCAGGAGGAGGGTGACAACATTGAGGGCACCAATAACTTTGTGCAGAAGAATGGAATGCTGGATCTCACA GCAGTGCTCCGTGCACTCTATGCTGTCCTCAGTCATGACATCAGCTCCAGGATCTGTGATGTGGCCCTCAACATCATCGACTGCCTGCTGCAGCTGGGCGTGGTGCCCGGGGTGGGCAAAAAGCTGTCCAAGCCTGACAACAAGGAGAACGAGGAGGTGCGATCCAAGGAGGCGGTTAGCCACAGCcttggaggaggaggtggcggAGATGGTGGTAGCGGGGGAGGCGGTGGAGGGGGGAGCGGCGGAGGAAGTGGGCAAGGAAGCAAGGATGATGTGAAAAATAACAAGGACAGTGACAAAAAG GAAGAGAATTCTTCCCTAAGCACTCATCGGCTGGCCCTCTCCATGCTTATCAAAATAGTCAAGTCATTGGGCTGTGCTTATGGATGTGGCGAGGGACATCGTGGCCTTTCGGGAGATCGCCTGAGAATGCAG GCCCAAAACTGCCTGACCAACCTTTACAAGCGAGACAAGCTGCAGTTTCGCCAGACAATGCGAGACTACGTCAACAAAGACACTCTGAATAACATTGTGGACTTTCTTCATGCTCTGCTGGGCTTCTGCATGGAGCCTATCACCGACA AGTACGGCAGTGCAGGTGAGAGGTCCAGGAGGGCGAAAAAACGAAACATCG ATAAAGCCGGGTTTGGGAACAATTTCACTACAAACGACAACAAGTCCTTGGCGCAGAACATGGAGGCTGTGGTAGTGGGTTGCATGTTCAAATCGTTGATCACCCGCTGCGCCTCAACAACACATGAACTTCACAGCCCAGAGAACCTG GGCCTATACTGTGACATTCGCCAACTGGTGCAGTTCATCAAGGAGGCCCATGGAAATGTTTTTCGTAGGGTTGCTCTGAGCGCTCTCCTTGACAGCGCTGAGAAGGTCACGGCTGCCAAAAAACCTGAAGAAAAAGATGAGAGCAAACTGCAAGCTCCAAGAAG TGAGGATCAGATCCCTGGAGCTCTGCTGGGCAGAAAAGACTTTTGGAGGAAGATGTTTAAGTCGCAGAGTGCTGCCAGTGACACCAGCAGCCAATCAGAACAGGATACATCGGAATGTACCACTGCCCACTCTGGCACCACTACAGACCGTCGCTCTCGATCAAGATCCCGGCGTATTTCACTTCGCAAGAAACTTAAgctgcccatag GCAATTGGCTGAAACGTTCATCCCTCTCCGGTCTCACTGACGGTGTGGAAGACCTGTTGGATATCAGCTCAGTAGATCGTCTCTCTTTTATACGGCAAAGTTCAAAG GTGAAGTTTACCAGCGCAGTCAAACTGTCGGAGGGTGTTGCTGCTGGGCCAGAGTACAGCAGGGATGAGGAGGAGAATTTCTTCAAGCGGCTCGGTAAATGGAGGTCTGGCAGGAGGAATCCATCCAAGCTTCACCACACAGAAGATAAAGATG GACCTCACGGTTTCCAGGAGCGTCTGGCCGCCAGCCAGGAggctataaaaaacaaaaatgtggtgaACTTGGGTGCAATTAGACAAGGCATGAAACGCTTCCAGTTTCTGCTCAACTGCTGCGAGCCCGGGACCATACCTGACGCTTCAATCCTCGCCGCTGCTCTGGACCTG GAAGCACCCATCGTAGCTCGGGCTTCCCTCTTTCTTGAATGTGCTCGATTTGTTCATCGCTGCAACCGTGGCAACTGGCCAGAGTGGATGAAAGGACACCATGTCAACATTACCAAGAGAGGCTTGTCCAGGGGGCGATCGCCTATAGTGGGCAATAAAAGGAATCAGAAACTTCAGTGGAATGCAGCAAAACATTTCTGTCAGTGGGGAGAT GCAATTGGCACGCGGCTGAGCGAATTGTGCCACTGTGACAGCGAAAGTCCTGCCAACATCCTGGGGTACACCTACGATGAAGAAGCAAAACGGAGGATGAGAaaggaggatgaagaagaagacTATTTAGATGATA ACACAGTCAATCCGACAAAATGTGGCTGCCCATTTGCCCTGAAGATGGCTGCGTGTCAGCTATTGTTGGAAATCACCACTTTTCTACGAGAGACGTTCCCTTGCTTGCCGAGACCGCGCACAGAACCACTTGTG gATTTAGAAAGCTGCCGACTGCGTCTGGATCCTGAGCTTGGACGACATCGCTATGAGAGGAAGATCAGTTTCGCCGGCATCCTCGATGACGAGGACGGCCGTGACTCGCTTAACAGCAGTAGCCACACTCTGAAGTCAGACACGATATGTGATGAGAAAAAGGCACAGGAGGCAACAG CTCCCACCCGAAAAATTCGTATCGGCGGCTCACGCCTGCTTCAGATTAAAGGAGCCCGGAGTTTCCGTATAAAAAAGGGGGGATCTTTGTCTTCCATACGGAGGGCCGGCAGCCTGAAGAGCACTAAAATGTCCCGACAGGATTCAGAATCAGAAAATGAGGAGGGGATCCTTTCACAAACAAACAGCAGAGATACTGTGACAGACATCG GCAGTCCGTGTAGTACCAGTGAACCCAGCATTGAGCCTGAGGGTCAGAGCTCAAGTGGTGCTGAAGACAACTACCACCGCAATATGTCATGGCTCCAC ATCATGATCCTGCTGTGCAACCAGCAGAGCTTCATCTGCACCCACGTTGACTTCTGCCATCCACGTTGCTACCAGCACCACAACCGCTCCTGCGCCCGCCTGGTCCGGGCCATCAAACTCGTGTACGGCGAGACGGTGGACAGCCTGAGAGAAGATGCCGGGGCTACTGCCATTGGTATCATGAGTGCTCGTGCTCAGAAGAACAAGGAA TGTTCAGACAAATCATGTTTGAGAACACCATCCATGAAAAGGAGACCCACTGAAGGCAACACCGAAGGAAAGAAGGACACCGGGATGTTAAAGTACATCAGGAACCAG GTGATGAGCTTGTCGCCAGCTCCCCTGTCACTGCTCATCAAAGCGGCTCCCATCTTGACTGATGACATGTATGGAGATATTCAGCCGGCGGCTTGGGAGCTCCTGCTTAGTGTGGATGAACATATGGCAGCGGCTTCAG CCGCCATGTTTCTCCTGTGCGCAGTCAAAGTCCCGGATGCAGTTACTGAGATGATGATGGCCGAGTTTCAGCACCCCGAGGCCTGCCAGCGCATTAATTCTATCTTCAAGTTCTACACGCTTTGGCGATTCCGCTACCAGGTGTGGCCACGCATGGAGGAAGGAGCCCAGCAAATCTTCAAA ATTCCACCACCCAGCATAAACTTCACCCTGCCATCGCCCATTCTTGGCATGCCCTGTGTCCCCATTTTTGACCCCCCGTGGGTTCCCCAGAACACCGGAAGTGTCCAAGACCCAATCAATGAGGATCAATCT AAATCCTTCTCAGCGAGGGCGGTGTCACGCTCCCATCAACGGGCTGAGCACATCCTAAAGAACTTGCAGCAGGAGGAGGAAAAGCGGCGACTGGGTCGCGAAGCCAGCATCATTACGGCCATCCCGGTGGCGCAGGAGGCGTGCTACGAGCCCACCTGCAGTCCTCCGTCTGAGCAAGAAGAGGAAG CAGAAGAAGTGGTGAACCTGGCATCCCGCCGTCTGTCCGTTAGTCCCTCCTGTGCTTCCAGCAACTCCCACAGGAATTATTCTTTCCGACGAGGCTCTGTGTGGTCAGTCCGCTCATTGGCCAGTGCTGAAG ACGAAGAAAATACGacagaacacacacccacacaccacaTGGTACAGCCACCACAGGCGGTGTTTCCAGCATGCATCTGTGCTGCCGTTCTCCCCATTGTGCACCTCATGGAGGATGGAGAGGTTAGAGAGGATGGCGTTGCTG TGAGTGCCGTTGCCCAGCAAATCTTGTGGAACTGCCTAATTGAAGACCCTGCCCTTGTTTTGCGTCATTTTCTGGAGAAACTCACTGTGAGCAACCGGCAG GATGAGTTGATGTACATGTTAAGGAAGCTGCTGCTTAATATTGGAGACCTTCCAGCGCAGACCTCCCACATCCTTTTCAACTACCTG GTGGGCTTGATCATGTATTTTGTGCGGACCCCATGCGAGTGGGGGATGGATGCCATCTCAGCTACCCTCACCTTCTTGTGGGAAGTGGTGGGCTATGTAGAAGGTCTGTTCTTCAAGGATCTAAAGCAGACCATGAAGAAAGAGCAGTGTGAAGTAAAACTGTTGGTCACTGCGTCAATGCCGG GAACCAAGACTCTGGTGGTGCACGGGCAGAACGAATGTGACATCCCGACACAGCTTCCGGTTCATGAAGACACACAGTTTGAAGCTCTGCTTAAG GAATGCCTGGAGTTCTTCAACATTCCAGAAGCTCGGTCAGCACATTACTTTCTTATGGACAAACGGTGGAACCTCATCCATTATTCTAAG ACATATGTAAGAGATATTTACCCCTTTCGGAGGTCAGTCTCACCACAGCTCAACCTTGTCCACATGCTGCCAGAGAAAGGACAGGAGCTTATTCAGAAACAG GTGTTTTCCCGCAAACTTGAAGAGGTTGGCCGAGTGCTCTTCCTCATCTCCCTCACTCAGCATATGCCAGCTGTTCATAAACAGTCCCACGTCTCACTGCTCCAAGAAGACCTGCTACGCCTACCATCCTTCCCGAGAACTGCCATTGATGCTGAGTTCTCTCTATTTAATGAGCCACAGG GTAAGGAGCTTTTCGGCTTAGACACCCTTCACAAGGTGTTGTGGATCAAACTCCTGGAAGAGATGTTCTTGGGAATGCCCAGCGAGTATCCATGGGGAGATGAGATGATGCTGTTCCTAAATGTTTTTAACGGGGCCTTGTTGCTACACCCGGAAGACAGCGCCCTTGTTAGGCAGCACACAGCCACTGCAATCAACACTGCAGTACACTTCAATCACCTGTTCTCACTGAGCGGCTACCAGTGGATCTTGCCCACTATGCTACAG GTGTATGCAGACTACGAGGGCAATCCTTTATTGAGACAAGGGATCGAATTCTGCTGTCGCCAATTCTACATACTCCACCGCAAGCCCTTTGTCCTGCAGTTGTTTGCCAGTGTAGCACCGTTGCTAGAGTTCAAC ACTAACACCAGTAGCGGTCTTTCCAAGGGAGTGTCTGCTCAGTGTTTGTTCGACCTTTTGGTCTCTCTGGAAGGTGAAACTCTGGATGCTCTTGATGCGCTGGAGCTGGTCAAGGCTGAGAAACCACTGCGGTCTCTGG ATTTCTGCTACGGTAATGAAGATTTGGCCTTTTCGATTAGTGATTCAATCAAGCTGTGTGTCACCGTGGCCGCCTATGCGCCTGAATCCTTCAGAAG TCTCCAAATGTTGATGGTGCTGGAGGCCCTGGTCCCATGTTATCTCCAGAAACTGAAGAACAATACAATGACCATGGAGTCAGCCTCGGCGGCCAGGGATGAGATTGCAGCTATTGCTGCTTTGGCCACATCCTTGCAAGCACTGCTCTACAGCTCAGAGGCCCTTACAAG GCCCATGACGGCACCACAGATATCTCGTTGTGATCAAGGACATAAAGGAGGAACCACTGCCAATCACACCATGTCAGGTGGCGTCAACACGAG GGACAACCTCCACCTTCTGGAGGAGGGTCAGGGCATGCCGCGGGAAGAGCTGGACGAGCGCATCGCAAGGGAGGAATTCCGTCGACCGCGAGAGTCCTTGCTAAACATCTGCACGGAATTTTATAAGCACTGCGGCCCACGTCTGAAGATCCTGCAAAATGTAGCTGGTGAGCCACGGGTGACAGCGCTGGAGCTTCTGGACATGAAATCACATATGAG GCTGGCCGAGATCGCCCACGCCCTCCTGAAGCTGGCGCCGTACGACACCCTGACCATGGAAAGCCGAGGCCTGCGCCGTTACATCATGGAGATGCTGCCCATCACCGACTGGTCTTCCGAGGCCGTGCGACCCGCTCTCATTCTCATCCTCAAGAGGCTCGACCGCATGTTCAACAAGATTCACAAAATGCCCACGCTCAGGTGCGCTCGCCCACAGGCATTGTGCACCAG GAGACAAGTGGAGTGGGAGGCAGCCAGCAACCTTATCGAGGGCATCTGTCTGACTCTCCAGCGACAATCAATCATCTCCTTCCTCCCGCACCTTCGTTCGCTCATCAATGTCTGCGTCAACCTG GTTATGGGTGTTGTGGGTCCATCCAGTGTGGCAGACGGGTTACCTCTTCTACACCTCAGCCCTTACCTCTCCCCGCCACTGCCCTTCAGTACAGCGGTGGTCCGCCTAGTTGCTTTGCAAATTCAG GCTTTGAAAGAAGACTTCCCTCTGAATCATGTGATATCACCTTTTACCAATCAAGAGAGGCGAGAGGGGATGCTGCTAAATCTGCTCATTCCCTTTGTGCTCACTGTTGGGTCTGGAAGCAAAG ACAGCCCCCACCTTGAGCAGCCGGAAATCGTTCTGCTGCTGCAGACGGTCATCAATATTCTGCTGCCGCCCCGCATCATCTCGACCTCTCGCACCAAGAACTTCATGCTAGATGCTTCCCCGGCTCACTGCTCTACCCCCGGTGATACGGGAAAGGACCTCCGCAGAGAGGGTTTGGCTGAGTCCACAAGCCAGGCAGCATATCTAG CTCTAAAAGTGGTTTTAGTGTGTTTCGAGCGTTCTCTCGGAAACCAGTGGTACCGTCTGAGCTTACAAGTGAAGGAGATGGCCCTCAGGAAGGTGGGCGGTCTGGCCTTCTGGGACTTTATTGACTTCATTGTGAGAACCCGCATCCCCATCTTTGTCCTACTGAGGCCGTTTATACAGTGCAAG CTGTTGACGCAACCGGCAGACTCCCAGGAAGAGATCACAGCACGTCACCATATCGCCGACCAGCTAGAGCGGCGCTTCATCCCGCGACCTCTGTGCAAGAGCTCGCTGTTTGCTGAATTTAACAATGAACTGAAAATCCTCAAAGAGGCTGTGCACAGCGGCTCTG CGTACCAAGGAAAGACGTCAATCAGCACAGTGGGCACCTCTACGTCGGCCTACCGCCTCAGTTTGGCCACTATGTCACGCTCCAACACGGGTACTGGCACAGTTTGGGAACAGGACAGCCAGCCGTCACGCCAGCCGTCCCAGGACACGCTCAGTCGCACTGATGAAGACGACGAAGAGA ATGACTCCATAAGTATCCCCAGTGTAGTAAGTGAACACGAGGCCTTTTTGCCCAGACTGATAACAGAACGCCGATTCTCCAGCCATGCCACCGGCTCAGCCACTCTGCAACCTGAAGCACCGCGCAGCACAATGCTTCCCAGCCACAG TGAACCCAATGTGCTAGATGAGTCGCAGGGCCTTCTGCAGGAGGGCAACCTCTCTAG GGTTGCCAGCATACAGAGTGAGCCCGGCCAGCAAAACTTACTCATTCAGCCTCCACTAGGAAGGAAGAGAGGCCTCAGACAG CTGCGGCGCCCACTCTTGTCCATACCAAAGGCTGAGCCACGAGGTCGTTCAGGAGCTCGTCTTTCCACAACTCGCAGGAGCATCCAACCCAAAAACAAGCCACTGG